A stretch of the Psychroserpens sp. Hel_I_66 genome encodes the following:
- a CDS encoding DUF547 domain-containing protein encodes MKIIIKTIVLLFIVGSIQSCSLLGAAGISSQGQPTKRVEGKLVSTTANSSVNVDHTIWDNLLRKYVNNEGLVDYEGFKKDFETLEDYLKILSTQEPNDDWSVQELLAYYINSYNAYTVKLIVENYPVNSIKDIDGPWTKPYVPIDGREITLATIENGVLRKMNEPRIHFAIACASMSCPPLLNEAYTAGKINEQLDRVTKDFINNEKFNEISATNPKVSMIFKWYEKDYTVNGKKDVIGFINNYVDTKINASATLQYQNYNWDLNEQE; translated from the coding sequence ATGAAAATTATAATTAAAACTATTGTTCTACTGTTTATTGTAGGAAGTATTCAGAGCTGCTCACTTTTAGGTGCGGCTGGAATCTCAAGCCAAGGGCAACCAACAAAGAGGGTTGAAGGCAAATTGGTCTCTACGACCGCAAACTCTTCTGTGAATGTTGATCATACGATTTGGGATAATTTGTTGAGGAAGTACGTTAACAATGAAGGTCTTGTTGATTACGAAGGTTTCAAGAAAGATTTTGAGACTTTAGAAGATTACCTGAAAATTCTTTCCACACAAGAGCCAAACGACGATTGGTCTGTGCAGGAATTGCTCGCCTACTACATCAACTCTTATAATGCTTACACAGTAAAACTAATTGTAGAAAATTATCCCGTGAATAGTATCAAGGATATCGATGGACCCTGGACAAAACCTTACGTCCCAATTGATGGTCGGGAAATAACCTTGGCGACTATTGAGAATGGTGTGCTTCGTAAAATGAACGAGCCTCGAATCCATTTTGCCATTGCCTGCGCATCTATGTCGTGTCCCCCATTATTAAACGAGGCTTACACAGCAGGTAAGATAAATGAACAATTAGACCGTGTCACGAAAGATTTCATTAATAATGAAAAATTTAATGAAATTTCAGCAACTAATCCAAAGGTGTCAATGATATTCAAATGGTATGAAAAAGACTATACCGTTAATGGTAAAAAAGATGTCATTGGTTTCATCAATAATTATGTTGATACGAAGATTAACGCTAGTGCTACCCTGCAATATCAAAATTATAACTGGGACTTGAACGAGCAGGAATAA
- a CDS encoding M28 family peptidase encodes MKTNVKKFTALSLLLLFYGISLAQNQNVQNILNDVKIDSMTFFVAQLTGEEPVIIGGNPDIIISRHKDHPGNEKAFQFIKEKFQAYGLQMDSLQFSSTGKNLFGIKEGTVYPDEKFIIGAHYDNVAGVPGADDNASGTAAVLEAARVFSQYDFPYTIIFALWDEEEQGLIGSGAYASSAAASNENILGYINMDMLGWDGNNDNVADIHVRPVASSLALSDKAMVANIDYDIGLSLHLVNPGISATDHASFWNNGFSAIGINEEYDGDFNPFWHTPNDTLGQFNIPFYEKCAKLVFATLGECAFSSTLGLNNTTVQRKMNLYPNPASNTIYIDSTEKIEGVYVYNALGVQVGNIYFDNTSQIDTSTLADGLYFFHIKTQNSIYNPKIIIQH; translated from the coding sequence ATGAAAACAAATGTAAAAAAATTTACAGCTTTATCGCTACTGCTTCTCTTTTATGGTATTTCATTGGCTCAAAATCAAAATGTTCAAAATATCTTGAATGATGTAAAAATAGATTCAATGACATTTTTCGTAGCGCAACTCACTGGAGAAGAACCTGTCATTATTGGGGGCAACCCAGACATAATTATTTCACGACATAAGGACCATCCTGGTAATGAAAAAGCTTTTCAGTTCATTAAAGAAAAGTTCCAAGCCTATGGGCTTCAAATGGATTCCCTACAGTTCAGTTCAACTGGAAAAAATCTCTTCGGAATAAAAGAAGGAACTGTTTATCCCGATGAAAAATTTATTATCGGTGCTCATTATGACAATGTTGCGGGTGTGCCAGGAGCTGATGATAATGCCAGTGGTACAGCAGCGGTATTGGAAGCGGCAAGGGTCTTTTCTCAATACGATTTCCCATATACCATTATTTTTGCATTATGGGATGAAGAAGAACAAGGGCTCATAGGTAGTGGTGCTTATGCATCTTCTGCGGCGGCTTCAAACGAAAACATTCTTGGATATATCAATATGGATATGCTTGGATGGGACGGTAACAACGATAATGTTGCCGACATCCACGTAAGGCCAGTTGCTTCCTCTCTTGCACTCTCGGATAAGGCAATGGTCGCAAATATTGATTATGATATTGGCTTAAGTTTACATTTAGTAAATCCAGGTATTTCGGCCACGGACCACGCGTCATTTTGGAACAATGGATTCAGTGCTATTGGAATTAACGAAGAATATGACGGCGACTTTAATCCCTTTTGGCACACACCGAACGATACCCTTGGACAGTTTAATATCCCATTTTATGAAAAATGTGCAAAGTTGGTATTTGCCACTTTGGGGGAATGTGCATTTTCATCAACATTAGGATTGAACAATACTACTGTACAAAGAAAGATGAACCTTTATCCTAATCCGGCTTCAAATACAATCTATATTGATTCTACGGAAAAAATTGAAGGAGTGTATGTATATAACGCGCTTGGAGTCCAAGTTGGAAATATCTACTTTGATAATACTTCTCAAATTGATACAAGTACGCTTGCCGACGGATTATACTTTTTTCATATAAAGACTCAAAACAGCATTTACAATCCAAAAATAATTATACAACATTGA
- a CDS encoding APC family permease — MAELKKSLGTLRLTFYGVGTIVGAGIYTVIGAAAGQAGTDLWLSFIFAAIAASVSAMSYAEMSSTYPNAGAEFIFVRKAFPKIDIPSFLTGWTVAFHSSATIAAVLLAFSGYFNTFFEVPGLLISYGVLLLLALISITGIKKSSTANIIMVSIQLLGLFILIAVGLAETGPPKAAFFKVESFSGTLAATATLFFVYTGFEHMASLGSEVKNPGKTIPRAFLLTMIFTTVIYLLISFTVLNIADPSELAKVDSPLSLAASNLNSWLPVALAVAALFATANAAFSGIISISRLLFGMASVGELPKFMTKVNAQKVPWVTTLVVMAAVACFLLLGDIKIVAGMSSLGALLVFVAVNIALIVLRFKAPDKERPFKVPLSIGKVPILPILAIFISLSLVIQFDWEVYVAFVGAIIVGIILDYFLDKKSKDEIDPEKEKELFNH; from the coding sequence ATGGCAGAATTAAAAAAATCATTGGGAACACTTCGCCTTACCTTTTATGGTGTAGGTACTATTGTGGGAGCAGGAATATACACAGTAATCGGTGCAGCTGCTGGACAGGCAGGCACAGACCTTTGGTTGAGTTTTATTTTTGCCGCAATAGCGGCAAGTGTTTCTGCGATGTCGTATGCAGAGATGTCCTCTACTTATCCAAACGCCGGTGCGGAATTCATTTTTGTAAGGAAGGCGTTTCCTAAAATAGACATTCCGTCTTTTCTCACGGGTTGGACGGTTGCATTCCACAGTTCGGCCACCATTGCCGCTGTGCTATTGGCTTTTTCAGGATATTTCAATACCTTTTTTGAAGTACCAGGATTATTGATAAGCTATGGTGTCCTATTATTGCTTGCCTTGATAAGCATTACTGGCATCAAGAAATCATCCACCGCCAATATCATTATGGTTAGCATTCAGCTCTTGGGGTTGTTCATTCTTATTGCGGTCGGACTTGCCGAAACTGGCCCGCCAAAAGCAGCATTTTTTAAAGTTGAGTCCTTTTCCGGTACTTTAGCGGCTACCGCAACTTTATTTTTTGTTTATACTGGTTTTGAGCATATGGCATCTTTAGGTTCCGAGGTAAAGAACCCTGGCAAGACAATACCTCGTGCCTTTCTATTAACAATGATTTTTACAACCGTTATCTATTTGCTCATATCGTTTACGGTACTCAACATTGCCGACCCGTCAGAATTGGCAAAAGTGGATTCGCCACTGTCACTTGCGGCATCCAATCTCAACAGTTGGTTGCCTGTTGCCTTAGCTGTTGCCGCACTCTTTGCCACGGCCAATGCCGCATTTAGTGGCATCATTTCCATAAGTAGATTATTGTTCGGAATGGCAAGCGTGGGCGAGCTTCCAAAATTTATGACCAAAGTTAATGCCCAAAAAGTACCTTGGGTAACCACATTGGTAGTTATGGCTGCGGTCGCTTGTTTTCTATTATTGGGCGATATAAAAATTGTAGCTGGTATGTCTTCTTTGGGCGCACTGCTTGTGTTTGTAGCCGTAAATATTGCACTCATTGTTTTGCGTTTCAAAGCACCCGACAAAGAAAGACCCTTCAAAGTTCCCTTATCTATTGGAAAAGTACCGATACTGCCTATTTTGGCAATATTCATCAGCCTTTCTCTGGTAATTCAATTTGACTGGGAAGTTTATGTTGCATTTGTCGGTGCGATTATAGTGGGCATTATCTTGGACTATTTTTTGGACAAAAAGTCAAAAGATGAGATAGACCCTGAAAAAGAAAAAGAGTTGTTTAACCATTAA
- a CDS encoding multicopper oxidase family protein: protein MKKNKTNSKIIGEESQMDRRNFIKLGSLGVTVMITWPLLSSCNGFASKNDNKTNPYFQADVDIELTAKEAKIQLFPGSKTNVWMFDANLKSGDKTALQKFGESYLGPVIRVKKGQKIRIRFKNQLPEESIVHWHGMHVPEKDDGHPKDVIGNGETYIYEFEIMNRAGTYWFHPHPHGRTGPQVYNGLAGLFIVTDDEEQQLKLPSGEYDVPIVIQDRQFDDNNQLVYLNRGRMDRMNGFLGNRILINGNPDGELSLQSGCVYRLRILNGSNSRFYKLAWEDGSPLVIIGKDGSLLDSPISKPYVILGVAERMDVWLDLSNKPQGSRMIMKSLSFSPGMMGMMRNYKIS from the coding sequence ATGAAAAAAAATAAAACAAATTCAAAAATTATAGGCGAAGAAAGCCAAATGGACAGAAGGAACTTCATCAAGCTTGGCAGTTTAGGTGTTACTGTTATGATTACTTGGCCACTTTTAAGTTCTTGTAATGGTTTCGCTTCTAAAAATGACAATAAAACAAACCCCTATTTCCAAGCAGATGTCGATATTGAATTAACGGCAAAAGAGGCTAAAATACAATTATTCCCAGGGAGCAAGACTAATGTATGGATGTTCGATGCAAATTTAAAAAGTGGGGATAAAACCGCACTGCAAAAATTTGGCGAGAGTTATTTGGGCCCTGTAATTCGCGTAAAGAAAGGGCAGAAAATAAGAATCCGCTTCAAGAATCAACTGCCCGAGGAAAGTATCGTGCATTGGCACGGAATGCACGTGCCCGAAAAAGATGATGGCCATCCTAAAGATGTAATAGGAAATGGGGAAACCTATATCTATGAATTTGAGATAATGAACCGTGCTGGTACTTATTGGTTCCACCCGCACCCCCACGGACGTACTGGTCCACAAGTTTATAACGGTCTTGCAGGGCTTTTTATAGTTACGGACGATGAGGAACAACAATTGAAGTTACCATCTGGCGAATACGATGTTCCCATAGTCATACAAGACCGTCAGTTCGATGACAATAACCAATTGGTTTACCTAAACCGCGGGCGTATGGATAGAATGAACGGCTTTTTGGGAAACCGTATTCTTATTAATGGAAATCCGGATGGGGAACTTTCCCTTCAAAGCGGATGCGTCTATCGACTGCGTATTCTCAATGGTTCCAATTCACGCTTTTATAAGTTGGCGTGGGAAGATGGCAGCCCCCTTGTTATTATAGGCAAGGATGGAAGCTTGCTGGACAGCCCCATATCAAAACCCTATGTAATATTAGGTGTTGCAGAACGAATGGATGTATGGCTTGATTTGAGCAATAAACCTCAAGGTTCCCGAATGATTATGAAGAGTTTGTCCTTCTCGCCTGGAATGATGGGAATGATGAGAAATTATAAAATCAGTTAA
- a CDS encoding STAS/SEC14 domain-containing protein — protein MLQIIELKEKNIVATKASGKLKKEDIEKIHPLIHAILDKGMKVRWYFEMDNFTGWDLPGLWEDLKMDTAHATDYEKIAMVGDKKWQNWITQFMKPFTNADIKYFNLDQKEEAKSWIESL, from the coding sequence ATGTTACAAATAATCGAATTAAAAGAAAAAAATATTGTTGCAACAAAAGCTTCGGGCAAATTGAAAAAAGAAGACATAGAAAAAATCCATCCACTTATCCACGCTATACTGGATAAGGGAATGAAGGTTCGTTGGTATTTTGAGATGGATAATTTTACGGGTTGGGACTTGCCTGGTTTATGGGAAGACCTGAAAATGGACACAGCCCACGCCACGGACTATGAAAAGATTGCTATGGTAGGAGATAAAAAATGGCAGAATTGGATAACCCAATTTATGAAACCTTTTACCAACGCCGATATTAAGTATTTCAATTTAGACCAAAAGGAAGAGGCCAAAAGTTGGATTGAAAGCCTGTAA
- a CDS encoding cation diffusion facilitator family transporter has protein sequence MNKTTFKISKMDCPSEEQMIRMKLEAYAQVKHLDFDIPKRKLEVYHVDGINAIQSSIASLKLGDSLEGTIEAEPPVIEDQSKQKKILWWVLGINFGFFVIEMTTGWISGSMGLIADSLDMLADSIVYALSLFAVGGAISRKKKVAKFSGYFQMALATLGFAEVLRRFFSNTETPLFQWMIIVSIFALVGNLISLWLINKTKSKEAHMQASAIFTSNDIIVNGGVILAGILVYFLNSKWPDLVIGGIVFTFVMRGAIRILKLSK, from the coding sequence ATGAATAAGACCACTTTTAAAATCAGTAAAATGGACTGCCCTTCGGAAGAGCAGATGATTCGGATGAAGTTGGAGGCTTATGCTCAAGTCAAACATTTGGATTTTGATATTCCCAAAAGAAAATTGGAAGTATATCACGTGGACGGTATCAATGCGATACAGTCGTCTATAGCCAGCTTAAAACTTGGGGATTCCTTAGAGGGAACCATAGAAGCCGAACCACCTGTAATAGAAGACCAATCCAAACAAAAAAAGATTCTCTGGTGGGTCTTGGGTATCAACTTCGGTTTTTTCGTTATCGAAATGACCACAGGTTGGATATCTGGCTCAATGGGACTTATTGCAGATTCACTTGATATGCTGGCAGATTCCATCGTGTATGCACTTAGTCTATTTGCAGTTGGCGGCGCTATTTCCAGAAAAAAGAAAGTGGCGAAATTCAGCGGCTACTTTCAGATGGCATTGGCAACGCTTGGGTTTGCAGAGGTCTTACGAAGGTTTTTCAGCAATACCGAAACACCCTTGTTCCAATGGATGATAATCGTTTCAATTTTCGCATTGGTAGGTAATCTGATTTCGCTCTGGCTTATCAACAAAACCAAGAGCAAAGAGGCCCATATGCAGGCGAGTGCCATTTTTACATCCAATGATATCATTGTAAATGGTGGGGTTATACTGGCAGGGATACTCGTCTATTTTCTGAATAGTAAATGGCCCGATTTGGTAATTGGGGGCATCGTTTTCACATTTGTGATGCGCGGTGCCATAAGAATATTAAAACTGTCGAAATAG
- a CDS encoding helix-turn-helix domain-containing protein — MPTSIITTDDLREFKMELLDDIKQLLTRQASGKLKKYLKSSEVMDLLQVSPGTLQNLRINGTLPYTKVGGIIYYDTEEIQKVMDANRVHHGLNS; from the coding sequence ATGCCGACAAGTATTATTACCACAGACGACCTTCGGGAATTCAAAATGGAATTGCTCGATGACATTAAACAATTATTGACCAGACAAGCCAGCGGGAAACTCAAAAAATACCTCAAATCTTCTGAGGTTATGGACTTGCTTCAGGTAAGTCCTGGCACATTGCAGAATCTTCGTATCAATGGCACATTGCCTTATACCAAAGTAGGCGGCATTATCTATTACGATACAGAGGAAATTCAAAAAGTGATGGATGCCAACCGTGTGCACCACGGTCTAAACTCTTAA
- a CDS encoding heavy metal translocating P-type ATPase — protein sequence MKKKKLNLRDLNKTSSDNHKRNDGHNHSSPESIGKFKIYVPAIFSFVMLIIGIAMDYFDVTFFKDWIRIVWYAVAYLPVGFPVIKEGWNSIKNGDFFTEFLLMSIATIGAFAIGEYPEGVAVMLFYAVGELFQSAAVKRAKRSIKALLDVRPNEALVYRNNNYVSVNPEIVAIGEKVQVRVGEKIPLDGILLSEKGSFNTAALTGESKPDTIAKGEKVFAGSINLDGVIEIETTKEFKDSSIARILDMVQNATARKSKTELFIRKFARIYTPIVVFLAIGLTFIPYFFVDDYVFSDWLYRALIFLVISCPCALVISIPLGYFGGLGAASKNGILFKGASYLDEMTKITTVVMDKTGTVTKGVFKIKEVVNSSDFSEAEFMQYLMAMEEQSTHPIAKAILEYKAEGADLEATNVSEVAGKGLKGTVNGKAVLVGNKALMASNSIEVPSATNGIMESIVMVAIDGKFAGYVTIADELKDDAHQAIKQIRDSGISKIIMLSGDKDSITQQVAKELGIDWAKGGLLPEDKLNEVEELKKKPDTKVAFIGDGINDAPVLAASDVGIAMGGLGSDVAIETADVIIQNDQPSKIARAIKIGRSTRKIVWQNIGLAFGVKIVVLILGAGGLATMWEAVFADVGVALLAILNAVRLQKLKWE from the coding sequence ATGAAAAAAAAGAAACTGAATTTAAGAGATTTAAATAAAACTTCATCCGATAATCACAAGCGCAATGATGGCCACAACCATAGCAGTCCGGAAAGTATAGGGAAATTTAAAATTTATGTACCAGCAATTTTCAGCTTTGTAATGCTGATTATTGGTATTGCGATGGATTATTTTGACGTAACTTTTTTTAAAGATTGGATACGTATTGTCTGGTATGCAGTCGCATATCTTCCAGTAGGTTTTCCTGTGATAAAGGAAGGTTGGAACAGCATTAAAAATGGCGATTTCTTTACCGAGTTTTTATTGATGTCCATCGCAACCATAGGTGCATTCGCCATTGGCGAATATCCCGAAGGTGTGGCAGTAATGTTGTTTTATGCGGTAGGCGAATTGTTCCAAAGTGCCGCCGTTAAAAGAGCCAAGAGAAGCATCAAGGCATTACTGGATGTAAGACCTAATGAAGCCTTGGTCTATAGGAACAACAACTATGTTTCTGTAAATCCCGAAATCGTTGCTATTGGCGAAAAAGTGCAAGTCCGTGTAGGAGAAAAAATCCCTTTGGATGGTATTTTATTGTCCGAAAAAGGCTCGTTCAATACCGCAGCATTAACGGGCGAAAGCAAACCTGACACCATTGCAAAAGGAGAAAAAGTATTTGCAGGAAGCATCAATCTGGATGGCGTTATTGAAATTGAAACGACCAAAGAATTTAAGGATAGTTCCATTGCACGTATTCTCGATATGGTGCAAAACGCCACCGCACGGAAATCAAAAACCGAATTGTTCATTAGAAAGTTCGCAAGAATCTATACACCAATCGTTGTCTTTCTTGCGATTGGATTGACTTTTATACCCTACTTTTTTGTGGACGATTATGTCTTTAGCGATTGGTTGTATAGAGCCTTGATTTTCTTGGTTATTTCCTGTCCTTGTGCATTGGTTATCTCTATTCCGTTGGGTTATTTCGGTGGATTGGGAGCAGCTTCAAAAAATGGAATTCTCTTTAAGGGCGCATCCTATTTGGACGAAATGACAAAGATAACTACCGTTGTAATGGACAAAACGGGAACCGTGACCAAAGGTGTTTTCAAGATTAAGGAAGTGGTAAACAGTTCCGATTTCTCGGAAGCAGAATTTATGCAGTACCTGATGGCAATGGAAGAACAATCTACCCATCCAATAGCTAAAGCCATATTAGAATATAAAGCCGAGGGCGCGGATTTAGAGGCTACAAATGTTTCTGAAGTTGCAGGAAAGGGCTTAAAGGGAACGGTAAATGGTAAGGCTGTTTTGGTAGGGAATAAGGCTTTGATGGCCTCAAATAGCATCGAAGTTCCATCTGCAACCAATGGCATTATGGAATCAATTGTAATGGTTGCTATCGACGGAAAATTTGCGGGCTATGTTACCATTGCGGATGAACTAAAGGATGATGCACACCAAGCCATAAAGCAAATCAGGGATTCTGGGATTTCAAAAATCATTATGCTTTCGGGCGATAAGGATTCCATAACCCAACAGGTCGCAAAAGAATTGGGTATAGATTGGGCAAAAGGCGGGTTATTACCAGAAGATAAGCTCAACGAAGTCGAAGAGCTCAAAAAGAAACCCGATACCAAAGTAGCCTTCATAGGCGACGGCATCAATGATGCACCAGTATTGGCAGCAAGCGACGTAGGTATCGCGATGGGTGGTTTAGGAAGCGATGTCGCCATTGAGACAGCGGATGTCATCATTCAGAATGACCAACCGAGCAAAATTGCGAGAGCAATTAAAATTGGTCGTTCTACTCGAAAAATTGTATGGCAGAATATTGGTTTGGCTTTCGGTGTAAAAATTGTAGTACTTATTTTGGGCGCAGGCGGATTGGCCACGATGTGGGAAGCTGTTTTTGCAGATGTTGGTGTGGCGTTGTTGGCTATATTGAATGCAGTACGGTTGCAGAAGTTAAAATGGGAATAA
- a CDS encoding Fur family transcriptional regulator produces the protein MTNTEKILFTKGIRPTEMRLKIYKYLRRKTYAVTLKEMQKVFIAKSEKNKTANRTTFYRNLKTFEDKGLIHQINDGTGVAKFAISDENAKGKYGTDLHMHFYCTKCGKTSCLPNKISEEGLPDDYQVSDVNLVLKGICESCRKK, from the coding sequence ATGACAAACACGGAAAAAATATTATTTACCAAAGGGATACGCCCTACTGAAATGAGGTTGAAAATTTACAAATACCTCAGGAGGAAGACCTATGCCGTAACCTTAAAGGAAATGCAAAAAGTCTTTATCGCCAAAAGTGAAAAAAACAAAACGGCAAACAGAACCACCTTTTATCGCAATCTCAAGACTTTTGAGGATAAAGGGTTGATTCATCAGATTAATGATGGGACCGGAGTGGCAAAATTTGCGATTTCCGATGAAAATGCCAAAGGTAAATACGGTACAGATTTACATATGCACTTTTATTGTACCAAGTGTGGAAAAACAAGCTGTTTGCCGAATAAAATATCGGAAGAAGGCTTACCAGACGATTATCAAGTGAGCGATGTGAACTTGGTGTTAAAAGGAATATGTGAAAGTTGTAGAAAAAAATAA
- a CDS encoding ATPase, protein MDNPSKITEGGVEYSLGKFDGKSVLYDFPKILIYLNAKGKLLFGEKFKIYDEDKDILLKLCSYFIKDKDNCETYGIDIDKGILLSGPIGCGKTSLMKLLRNLVPLQRPYEMIPCRNVTFSFNHLGFKTVEEYGNTKFYCFDDLGVEPFGRFYGKDLNVMGEVLLSRYELYLQTKHKIKTHATTNLNAEELEERYGNRVRSRMRELFNLIAFDTKAGDKRK, encoded by the coding sequence ATGGACAACCCCTCTAAAATAACCGAAGGTGGCGTGGAATACTCGCTTGGAAAATTTGATGGCAAAAGTGTCCTATACGATTTTCCGAAAATATTGATATACTTGAATGCCAAGGGCAAACTTTTGTTTGGCGAAAAGTTTAAGATTTATGATGAAGACAAAGACATTTTGCTGAAGCTCTGTTCCTACTTCATCAAAGACAAAGATAACTGTGAAACCTACGGTATCGATATCGACAAAGGGATTCTACTTTCTGGACCAATTGGCTGTGGCAAAACCAGCTTGATGAAATTATTGCGCAATTTGGTTCCGTTGCAACGTCCTTACGAAATGATTCCTTGCCGGAATGTAACCTTTAGTTTTAACCACTTAGGCTTTAAAACTGTTGAAGAATATGGAAATACCAAATTCTATTGTTTTGATGATTTGGGCGTGGAACCCTTTGGCAGATTCTATGGAAAGGACTTGAATGTGATGGGTGAAGTGCTTTTGTCTCGATACGAGCTCTACCTGCAAACCAAACATAAAATAAAAACCCACGCAACCACAAACCTAAATGCCGAAGAACTGGAAGAACGCTATGGCAATCGTGTTCGTAGCAGGATGCGTGAACTGTTTAACTTGATTGCTTTCGATACAAAAGCTGGTGATAAGAGGAAGTGA
- a CDS encoding RteC domain-containing protein: MENHIIKVIEDYKNEIIDIEESDLKDFNVVEKGITISRRYLQKLRLCIRENNFKDKDDEIKFFKKHKPYVYSRLKFYAKLYNFLINRPAGTIQTQQIFIDEEIQKLQDSNRRNIDFVKYYREESTVLDEFYFLRGNDKISLVSNTSHFYTDAEFSTSHDNAIAKIMAYDLLINHYVQELSYLRDLSYGLQSKLNTLANGERLGWTASKTDLIELIYALQASGAIKSGTAGIKEMASACEDIFELKLGNVYRTFLEIRERKIDQTKFIDRLKATLLRRMEETDG, translated from the coding sequence TTGGAAAATCATATAATTAAAGTAATAGAAGATTACAAAAATGAGATAATAGACATAGAGGAATCGGACCTAAAAGATTTTAATGTCGTTGAAAAGGGAATAACAATCTCAAGAAGATATTTACAAAAACTACGTTTGTGCATTAGAGAGAATAATTTTAAAGATAAAGATGATGAAATAAAATTTTTCAAAAAACACAAACCTTATGTATACAGTAGGTTAAAATTCTACGCAAAACTGTATAATTTTTTGATTAACAGACCTGCGGGAACTATCCAAACTCAACAGATATTCATTGACGAGGAAATTCAGAAGCTTCAAGACAGTAACCGACGAAATATTGACTTTGTTAAATATTACAGGGAAGAATCGACTGTTTTAGATGAGTTTTACTTTTTAAGAGGTAACGACAAAATCAGTCTGGTTTCAAACACCTCTCATTTTTATACAGATGCTGAATTTTCTACAAGCCACGATAACGCCATTGCTAAAATTATGGCCTATGACCTATTAATAAATCATTACGTTCAGGAATTAAGCTATTTAAGGGACCTATCCTACGGTCTTCAAAGTAAGCTAAATACTCTTGCCAACGGTGAGCGCCTTGGCTGGACAGCTTCAAAAACAGACCTTATTGAATTAATTTATGCATTGCAGGCCTCTGGGGCAATAAAAAGTGGTACAGCAGGTATTAAAGAAATGGCTTCAGCTTGCGAGGATATTTTTGAGCTTAAGCTCGGCAATGTATATAGAACCTTTCTGGAAATAAGAGAGCGTAAAATCGACCAAACAAAATTTATCGATAGACTAAAAGCAACTCTTTTAAGGCGGATGGAAGAAACGGACGGTTAA